The Camelina sativa cultivar DH55 chromosome 14, Cs, whole genome shotgun sequence genome includes a window with the following:
- the LOC104741405 gene encoding uncharacterized protein LOC104741405, with translation MKRMYVVSGTTIGLFLPLAYVLGGFARGDDHAVRSATPHLFLLSCQILTENVISGLSLFSPPVRALVPLLYTVWRIFVIIGWSKDVWLNKSLPMNATPNVVAWFWFGRYLAIANLGYFGVNLLCFLIPRFLPRAFDHYFRERDQVLAKSQEDKPVQVLRSKPSDHKSD, from the exons ATGAAAAGGATGTACGTGGTTTCGGGGACAACGATTGGTCTGTTCTTGCCTTTAGCTTACGTATTAGGTGGTTTTGCAAGAGGAGATGATCATGCGGTGAGATCAGCGACACCGCACTTGTTTCTACTGTCGTGTCAAATCCTAACAGAAAATGTAATAAGTGGCCTTTCTCTGTTTTCGCCACCGGTAAGAGCTCTCGTCCCACTGCTCTACACAGTCTGGAGAATCTTTGTCATCATTGGTTGGTCTAAAGATGTCTGGCTCAACAAGTCGTTACCAATGAATGCTACACCCAAT GTTGTTGCATGGTTCTGGTTTGGACGGTATTTAGCAATAGCGAACTTGGGCTACTTCGGAGTGAATCTACTCTGTTTCTTGATCCCTAGGTTTCTGCCTCGTGCCTTCGACCATTACTTCAGAGAAAGAGACCAAGTGTTGGCGAAAAGCCAAGAAGACAAGCCGGTTCAAGTTCTTAGATCAAAACCTTCTGATCACAAATCTGATTGA
- the LOC104741409 gene encoding protein BOBBER 2-like: MAIISEMVEDRPSLLPFAASFDPSNPLGFIEKVLDFIGRESNFLKKDPAEKEIATAITEKKKKMEKESLKLTEEITEVEKESLKLTEPMEVDKPKEEKQESGLIVPNKGNGLDLETYSWTQNLQEVTVNISVPIGTKSRFVSCEIKKNRLKVGLKGKDPMIDGELFHPVKPDECFWNIEDQKVISVLLTKQDQMEWWKYCVKGEPEIDTQKVEPESSKLGDLDPETRQTVEKMMFDQRQKQMGLPTSDEIEKQDMLKKFMAQHPGMDFSNAKFN, from the coding sequence ATGGCGATTATCTCTGAGATGGTGGAGGATAGACCCTCGCTGTTGCCGTTTGCAGCAAGTTTTGATCCTTCAAACCCGTTAGGGTTTATAGAGAAGGTCCTTGACTTTATTGGCAGAGAGAGCAACTTTCTCAAGAAAGACCCCGCTGAGAAGGAGATTGCCACTGCCAttacggagaagaagaagaagatggagaaggagagcTTGAAGTTGACGGAAGAGATTACGGAAGTGGAAAAGGAGAGCTTGAAGCTGACGGAGCCGATGGAGGTTGATAAGCCCAAGGAGGAGAAACAGGAATCAGGTCTCATCGTCCCTAACAAAGGGAATGGGCTTGATCTCGAGACATACTCGTGGACACAGAATCTTCAAGAGGTTACGGTTAACATTTCAGTGCCTATCGGGACTAAATCACGGTTTGTTTCTTGTGAAATCAAGAAGAACCGTCTTAAAGTTGGTCTCAAAGGGAAAGATCCAATGATCGATGGAGAACTCTTCCACCCTGTCAAGCCTGACGAGTGCTTTTGGAATATCGAGGATCAAAAGGTCATATCGGTGCTCTTGACGAAGCAAGACCAGATGGAGTGGTGGAAATATTGTGTGAAAGGAGAACCTGAAATAGACACTCAGAAAGTTGAGCCAGAGAGCAGCAAACTGGGTGATCTCGACCCCGAAACTCGCCAGACCGTTGAGAAGATGATGTTTGATCAAAGGCAGAAGCAGATGGGACTTCCAACGAGTGATGAGATAGAGAAACAAGATATGCTCAAGAAGTTCATGGCTCAGCATCCTGGGATGGACTTCTCTAATGCAAAGTTTAACTGA
- the LOC104743575 gene encoding putative pentatricopeptide repeat-containing protein At1g28020: MREGHSSFQEVSEWMSDQKVCDLVPEDFAARLHLIENVLGLEAAEKFFQSIPENKRDDFVYTTILSSYTRSDKTRDKAEFIFWKMRELGYLSKPSAFNHMVSLYIQLDKRDMIDKILNQMEENNVKPNNLTFNLKLRRYAAVTNIETMERLLKEHDPTALDWRTSCEIAKAYLKHGLVVKAIGMLSRAEQSVEPISKKLAYESLMMLYGDAEKADEVYRIWELYKDDVCHNDLRHMNSEGYRSVISSLLKLNDINGADKIVKEWHEGDNEFDVRILSMMASAYCKRGQLRDAEKLTHNVMMRKDRPIQISLLMRVILCHGTNEWLELDEHLFFSLGNTFVVLNL, translated from the exons ATGCGCGAGGGCCATTCCAGCTTTCAGGAG GTATCAGAGTGGATGAGTGACCAGAAAGTTTGCGATCTAGTTCCTGAAGATTTCGCAGCTCGGCTTCATCTGATCGAAAACGTTCTAGGTTTGGAAGCAGCAGAGAAGTTCTTCCAAAGCATTCCCGAGAACAAGAGAGATGACTTTGTTTACACCACTATCTTAAGCTCGTACACAAGGTCTGATAAAACTCGGGATAAAGCTGAGTTCATCTTCTGGAAGATGAGAGAGCTAGGCTACCTCTCTAAGCCCTCTGCGTTTAACCACATGGTGTCTCTTTACATTCAGCTAGATAAGCGAGATATGATCGACAAGATTCTGAACCAAATGGAGGAGAACAATGTCAAGCCAAACAATCTTACGTTTAACCTTAAACTGCGGCGTTACGCAGCTGTTACAAACATCGAAACAATGGAGAGGCTATTAAAAGAGCACGATCCTACAGCATTGGATTGGCGCACGAGCTGCGAGATTGCAAAAGCTTATCTGAAACATGGATTAGTGGTAAAGGCCATAGGGATGCTGAGTAGAGCCGAACAATCAGTAGAACCCATATCAAAGAAGTTAGCTTACGAGTCGTTAATGATGTTGTACGGTGATGCAGAAAAGGCTGACGAAGTTTACCGCATATGGGAACTATACAAGGACGACGTTTGCCACAATGATCTTCGCCACATGAACAGCGAAGGATATCGATCAGTAATTAGTTCCTTATTGAAATTAAATGACATCAATGGGGCAGATAAGATTGTAAAAGAGTGGCATGAAGGAGACAACGAGTTTGATGTGCGAATTTTGTCTATGATGGCGTCTGCATATTGCAAGAGAGGCCAGCTAAGGGACGCCGAGAAACTAACACATAATGTTATGATGCGGAAGGACAGGCCCATTCAAATATCCCTGTTGATGCGCGTAATTCTCTGCCATGGGACCAACGAATGGTTGGAATTGGATGAACACCTATTTTTTAGTTTGGGCAATACTTTTGTGGTTCTGAACTTGTAG
- the LOC104743574 gene encoding putative pentatricopeptide repeat-containing protein At1g28020, translating to MRLIFQPCARAVPAFRKYLLRSVGTLSSPELNDSLRRHIDKAGEDPKASFVPVLEQCKQQGNQLNPSDVRRIVETLRDSKRFPQALKVSEWMSNQKVCDLVPEDFAARLHLIDKILGLKATEKFFKSIPENKRDDFVYTTMLSFYARLDETESTLWKMKEIGYRSKPHIFKHMMSSKTLAKAESIFGKMIELRYLSKPSPFNHMMSLYIKLGKLDMVHKILSQMKDNNVEPDNITLNNKLWLYAAESNIKEMEKLLAKCDTNTLDWRTCRDIARAYLRHGSVVEAVNMLRRAEQSLVDPESKELAYKSLMWLYGEAGKAEDVSRICESDYFAKWNPGKFDVRIVAMMASAYCERGQLKEAEDAMLAAVARPAADNVIQDIAKAYLRHGSVVEAVNMLRRAEESLVDPESKKLAHKSLMRLYGEAGKDEDVSRIWESDYFDKYENDYRLVLYILLKLNHINEAEKIYYSWNPNKHDVRIVAMMASAYCERGQLKDAENAMLAGVVRPAVDNVFNLALGSVLVALVYVLGKLVVLVKFILKMAFDAITTAI from the exons ATGAGGCTAATTTTTCAACCATGCGCAAGGGCCGTTCCAGCTTTCAGGAAGTATCTGTTGCGCTCTGTCGGAACCCTATCATCGCCAGAGCTTAACGACAGCCTCCGTCGTCATATCGACAAGGCCGGTGAAGATCCAAAGGCTTCATTCGTCCCAGTGCTGGAGCAATGTAAGCAACAGGGAAATCAATTGAATCCTTCGGATGTTAGACGCATCGTTGAAACCCTCCGCGATTCAAAACGATTTCCCCAAGCTCTCAAG GTATCAGAGTGGATGAGTAACCAGAAAGTTTGCGATCTAGTTCCTGAAGATTTCGCAGCTCGGCTTCATCTGATCGACAAGATTCTAGGTTTAAAAGCAACAGAGAAATTCTTCAAAAGCATTCCCGAGAACAAGAGAGATGACTTTGTTTACACCACTATGTTAAGCTTCTACGCAAGATTGGACGAAACTGAGTCAACCCTCTGGAAGATGAAGGAGATAGGGTACCGCTCGAAACCTCATATTTTTAAGCACATGATGTCTTCGAAAACACTGGCTAAAGCTGAGTCAATCTTTGGGAAGATGATAGAGCTGCGCTACCTCTCGAAACCCTCTCCTTTTAACCACATGATGTCTCTCTACATTAAGCTAGGTAAACTAGATATGGTACACAAGATTCTCAGCCAAATGAAAGACAACAACGTTGAGCCGGACAATATCACGCTAAACAATAAACTGTGGCTTTACGCAGCCGAATCCAACATCAAAGAAATGGAGAAGCTTTTAGCAAAGTGCGAtacaaatacattggattggcGAACGTGCAGAGACATTGCAAGAGCTTACCTGAGACATGGATCAGTGGTTGAGGCAGTAAATATGCTGAGAAGAGCCGAGCAATCACTAGTTGATCCCGAGTCTAAGGAGTTAGCTTACAAGTCCTTGATGTGGTTGTATGGGGAAGCAGGGAAGGCTGAAGACGTTTCCCGTATATGTGAGTCAGACTATTTCGCCAA GTGGAACCCCGGCAAGTTTGATGTCAGAATCGTGGCTATGATGGCATCTGCTTATTGCGAGAGAGGCCAGCTAAAGGAAGCCGAGGATGCTATGCTTGCGGCTGTGGCACGCCCAGCCGCAGATAACGTGATCCA AGACATTGCAAAAGCTTACCTGAGACATGGATCAGTGGTTGAGGCAGTAAATATGCTGAGAAGAGCCGAGGAATCACTAGTTGATCCCGAGTCAAAGAAGTTAGCTCACAAGTCCTTGATGCGGTTGTATGGGGAAGCAGGGAAGGATGAAGACGTTTCCCGTATATGGGAGTCGGATTATTTCGACAAGTACGAAAACGATTATCGATTAGTACTTTATATCTTACTCAAATTAAACCATATCAATGAGGCAGAAAAGATTTATTATAGTTGGAACCCCAACAAGCATGATGTCAGAATCGTGGCAATGATGGCATCTGCTTATTGCGAGAGAGGCCAGCTAAAGGACGCCGAGAATGCTATGCTTGCGGGTGTGGTACGCCCAGCCGTAGATAACGTGTTCAACTTAGCGCTCGGGTCTGTGCTCGTGGCTTTGGTTTACGTTTTAGGTAAGCTTGTGGTTCTAGTGAAGTTCATTTTAAAGATGGCTTTCGATGCAATAACAACGGCGATCTAA
- the LOC104741407 gene encoding uncharacterized protein LOC104741407 produces the protein MSGVTLAVGPRPDEGKTSSSSGEKGLWSGMTAAGGGGLMGSLRVIELQLVAFILVFSASGLVPILDMLFPAFASIYIVALSRLAFPSHGVSTTSREVFHGSKLFRMYVVSGTTIGLFLPLAYVLGGFARGDDHAVRSATPHLFLLSCQILTENVISGLSLFSPPVRALVPLLYTVWRIFVIIGWSKDVWLNKSLPMNATPNVVAWFWFGRYLAIANLGYFGVNLLCFLIPRFLPRAFDHYFRERDQVLAKSQEDKPVQVLRSKPSDHKSD, from the exons atGTCAGGCGTAACTCTAGCGGTGGGTCCAAGACCTGACGAGGGTAAAACGTCATCATCTTCCGGTGAGAAGGGACTGTGGTCGGGGATGACAGCGGCTGGAGGTGGCGGTTTGATGGGGTCACTGAGGGTAATAGAACTACAGCTAGTTGCCTTCATACTAGTCTTCTCAGCGAGCGGTCTCGTACCGATACTTGACATGCTTTTTCCAGCGTTTGCGTCTATCTATATAGTCGCCCTTTCGCGTTTAGCTTTCCCATCCCATGGTGTTTCAACCACTTCCCGTGAAGTCTTCCACGGTAGCAAACTCTTCAG GATGTACGTGGTTTCGGGGACAACGATTGGTCTGTTCTTGCCTTTAGCTTACGTATTAGGTGGTTTTGCAAGAGGAGATGATCATGCGGTGAGATCAGCGACACCGCACTTGTTTCTACTGTCGTGTCAAATCCTAACAGAAAATGTAATAAGTGGCCTTTCTCTGTTTTCGCCACCGGTAAGAGCTCTCGTCCCACTGCTCTACACAGTCTGGAGAATCTTTGTCATCATTGGTTGGTCTAAAGATGTCTGGCTCAACAAGTCGTTACCAATGAATGCTACACCCAAT GTTGTTGCATGGTTCTGGTTTGGACGGTATTTAGCAATAGCGAACTTGGGCTACTTCGGAGTGAATCTACTCTGTTTCTTGATCCCTAGGTTTCTGCCTCGTGCCTTCGACCATTACTTCAGAGAAAGAGACCAAGTGTTGGCGAAAAGCCAAGAAGACAAGCCGGTTCAAGTTCTTAGATCAAAACCTTCTGATCACAAATCTGATTGA